GGCGCCGGCGAGTATCGCATCGTTCCCTTCCCTGAAGACCGGAAGGTGATCGATATCGGCGATTACTACGCTGACTTTCGCCGCGTCAAGCAGGCGCTCGGCTGGTCGCCGAAGGTGCCGCTTGAAGAGGGGCTGCGGCGCACTCTCGCCTATTATCATCAGCACTGGCGGCATTACGTCTAATCACGCGGAGCAGAGTGATGCGGCTGCTTGCCGGTTGCGCGCTTCTCCTGCTGCTCTTCGCCGGCAGTGCGGCAGCGCAGGAGCGTCTTGTGCCGCCGATGCCCAGCCGCCATGACGAGGAGCTTGCCCTCCTCCTCTCCTCCCTCATTCGCGACGAACCGGCGGTCTATGGCATCGCGGTCAAGCATCTGCTCACGGGGCAGCGCGCTGCAGTAAACGGCGACCGCGTGTTCGAGGCGGCCAGCCTCTACAAGCTGGCGGTCATGGTCGAGCTCTATGCGCAGAATGCCGAAGGCGAGGTCGACCTCGATGCGGAATTGCCGGCGTGGACTATCGTCGGCTATGACGCAGCCGGCGCCCCCATCTATGGTGAGCCGACAACGTACAGCGCTCGTGAAGCGATGATCGACATGATCACGCTGAGCGACAATGAGGCGGCACACTTTCTGCTTTTCCGGCTCGGCCCAAGCCGCATCAATCAGCGCATGGCGGCGCTCGGCTTTCCAAATACGACCGTCGATTGGGATACCGCGACGACGCCGAATGAGATCCTCGCGATGCTCGAGCAGATGGCGACCGGCCAGCTCGTCAGCCGCGAGGCGAGCGCTGAGATGATCGACGTTCTGCTCGGGCAGCGCGTGAACGACCGCATTCCGATCGGGCTGCCGCCGAATGTCCCCGTTGCGCATAAGACGGGCAATCTGCCGGGGATGGCGCACGATGCGGGCATTATCTATGCCCCCAGCGGCCCATTCGTCCTCGTCATCATGACCGATGACCTGTGGGACACCGCTCGCGGATATGCGGTTATCCACGAGCTGACCCGGCAGGTATATCGCTATTTCGAGCACCGCCCGGCGCCGATCAGCAGAACACCCTAATGCGCTCTCAGCAAAAGGCGCTTCGCGCGAATAAGGGGAGCGGCGCCGGCTACGCGTCGTGCTGCGCGAAAAGCAGGATGCTCTCGCGCACCAGCTTGGCGGCGGCGACTGCGGCAATGCCGGCGGGGTCGATGGCGGGGAGCACCTCGACGACGTCGAGGGCGACAACCGTGAGGCCGCGAAGCGAGAGCAGAAAGCGGTGCAGCTCGCGGAAGGAGGGGCCGCCGGGCTCCGGGCAGCCCGTGCCGGGGGCGGCCGAGGGGTCGAGCACGTCAATGTCGATCGTGAGGTAGATTGGAACCCGCTCGAGCACACCGCGCGCTCCCGCGGGCAGGCTCAGCTCGGGCGAGGCGTGGAGCAACTCCTGCGCGTAGCGCCACTCGGGGGCCGTGCCCGACCGTCCCCCGACCTGCGCGACTCGCCGCGGGCCGATTTCGTCGCAGATGCGGCGCAGAACAGTTGCGTGGCAGACGCTCTCCCCAGCGTAGCGGTCGATCAGGTCGAGATGAGCGTCGACGGCAAGAAGATGCAGGTCGGGATAGCGGGGGAGCAGGCCGCGCACTGCCCCGAGCGTCAGCGTGTGCTCGCCGCCGAGCAGCACCGGCAGCGCCCCGGCGGCGGCGATCGTGCCGACCTGCTCCGCGATTGCGGCGAGGGCGGCATCCATCCCGAGGCCATCGAGCGGGAGGTCGCCTAGGTCGGCAAGAGCGAGCGCGTCGAGATCGCGGTCGAGGGCCGGGCTGTAGGTCTCGAGGCTGTCCGAAATGGCGCGGATGGCGGCAGGACCGGCAGCGGTGCCGGGTCGGTACGACTCGGTCAGGTCCAGCGGAACGCCGAGGATCGCCACATCCGGCCGTGTCCAGCCGGGACGGCTAGCGAGAAACGGTCGCGGTGCGGGGGAGGAGGCCGACAGCATCATCCTGGTCACTGGCGAGACTGCGGGCGAGGTCTGCGGGCAGGGCGAACGCCGCCAGGTGGATTTCCGGGGTGTAGTAGCGCGTGGGGATACTTTCCAGCCGGCGGGCGATCTGAGCGCGTGACACCGAGGCGAGGTCGAAGCCGTTTGTCGCGGCGAGGAAGCTCCAGATCACGCCGGGGTAGGACGGAATGCTCGCCAAGTACGGCGCGACGACGGGAAAAACGCGGCGCAGCTGGCGCGCCGCGCTGCCCAGCTCTGCCCCCATTAGGAGCGGTGAGCCGCTCTGCGTAACGAACACGCCGCCTGCCGCAAGCGCCCGGAAGACGGAGCGGTAGAACGCCTCGCTGAAAAGCGCTTCTGCCGGACCGACCGGGTCGGTGGAGTCGACAAGGATGGCATCGAACTGCTCCTCGGTCTCGGCAAGATAGCGCGCGCCGTCCCCGATGATCAGCTCGGCGCGCGGGTCGTCGAAGGCGCCGGCTGCGATCTCGGGCAGGTATCGCCGGCAGACCTCCACCACTG
The DNA window shown above is from Dehalococcoidia bacterium and carries:
- a CDS encoding class A beta-lactamase-related serine hydrolase; the protein is MRLLAGCALLLLLFAGSAAAQERLVPPMPSRHDEELALLLSSLIRDEPAVYGIAVKHLLTGQRAAVNGDRVFEAASLYKLAVMVELYAQNAEGEVDLDAELPAWTIVGYDAAGAPIYGEPTTYSAREAMIDMITLSDNEAAHFLLFRLGPSRINQRMAALGFPNTTVDWDTATTPNEILAMLEQMATGQLVSREASAEMIDVLLGQRVNDRIPIGLPPNVPVAHKTGNLPGMAHDAGIIYAPSGPFVLVIMTDDLWDTARGYAVIHELTRQVYRYFEHRPAPISRTP
- the speE gene encoding polyamine aminopropyltransferase, with the protein product MELSTPEPVFPREHWFAEAPLHGYRQGYRVRREIYRGRSPHQSIQVIETELLGTTLILEGAIQTSTVDEHIYHEMLVHPALCALPAPRRVLIIGGGDGGALRRVLEHPTVERAIQVELDAAVVEVCRRYLPEIAAGAFDDPRAELIIGDGARYLAETEEQFDAILVDSTDPVGPAEALFSEAFYRSVFRALAAGGVFVTQSGSPLLMGAELGSAARQLRRVFPVVAPYLASIPSYPGVIWSFLAATNGFDLASVSRAQIARRLESIPTRYYTPEIHLAAFALPADLARSLASDQDDAVGLLPRTATVSR
- the speB gene encoding agmatinase; protein product: MMLSASSPAPRPFLASRPGWTRPDVAILGVPLDLTESYRPGTAAGPAAIRAISDSLETYSPALDRDLDALALADLGDLPLDGLGMDAALAAIAEQVGTIAAAGALPVLLGGEHTLTLGAVRGLLPRYPDLHLLAVDAHLDLIDRYAGESVCHATVLRRICDEIGPRRVAQVGGRSGTAPEWRYAQELLHASPELSLPAGARGVLERVPIYLTIDIDVLDPSAAPGTGCPEPGGPSFRELHRFLLSLRGLTVVALDVVEVLPAIDPAGIAAVAAAKLVRESILLFAQHDA